One Triticum dicoccoides isolate Atlit2015 ecotype Zavitan chromosome 3B, WEW_v2.0, whole genome shotgun sequence genomic window, ATTACTTTTTTTTGTTGCAAGTAGATTCTCATATTTTGGTAGGACTAAATCGTAGTCAAAGTCCTTAGCAGCCTCGTGCGTTGATTTGACTAAAAAAAGGCCCCTGGCTTTGGGTTGGGAGGCTATTTCCCTCGCGAATCGCGATCTCCCCCTTGCTCACCTCAGTCCTCCGCCCACCCCCATCAATGGCGACGGAGGCGCAGTGGGTGCTGACGGCCACGGGGCGGTCGCCGACCAACATCGCCGTGATCAAGTACTGGGGGAAGCGGGACGACGCGCTCATCCTCCCCGTCAACGACAGCATCAGCGTCACCCTCGACCCCGACCACCtctccgccaccaccaccgtcgCCGCCAGCCCCGCCTTCCCCTCCGACCGCATGTGGCTCAACGGCAAGGTCAGCCCCCTTTCCTCCACCGCTCtcttcttctttccctttccctttccctttccctttccTCACGCTCGGCTCGCCTCCACCCCattgccgcccccgccgccgccggtcaCCGTTGTGATTTGGGATTACTGTAGTGAAATCGGCTGCCCATATGCTTAGATCTGGATCAGGACCTGCTTGAAACCTCGCTGAATTTGCAGAGACAGTCGGCGCAGCGCTGAAAATTTGTTTTTTCAACAGAAGCCAAAAGACACCTTTTTCTGTTTGTTAATGTTGTCTGCAGTTATCATCTACTACTAGTACTTATATTGCTGCATGCCTGCGTCATGCTGGGGTGATGGACCAATACAAATAGCAGTTCTATATCAGGTCTTtaactggatgtgatgtaacacaAATGCAGGAATAGAAAACAAATTATTGTCTGCTTGGATGCTAGTGTGATCTAATCGTCTGTTTGGTGTGGAATTGAGCAGGAGATTGCGTTGTCAGGCGGGAGGTTTCAGAGCTGCCTGAGGGAGATCCGGAAGCGGGCTCGTGACGTCGAGGACAAGAAAAGGGGGATCAAGATCAAGAAAGAGGACTGGGAGAAGTTGCACGTCCACATAGCGTCTTACAACAACTTCCCGACCGCTGCCGGTTTGGCCTCTTCGGCCGCTGGCTTTGCTTGTCTTGGTAAGTCTCCTGTTCTGATGCCATGGCTATTTGTCAGAAAAACAGATGTGTGACTAAAACTGGGGATATTTCGGGTTAGACTTGGATTTCATTTTGTTTTCTGCTCTTCTGGACCCACCTCAGTTGTGTTTAGTAGCGGAGGGGGTGTATTTCTTATTCTCTTATAGAATTGTTCTCTTGCTGATGCAATCTGCAAATATTCGTTGTTGTTGCTCTTACCTTTCGAATACACCTCCGTGTGCTATTCATGATAATAGGACAATATTATGGTTTTCTAACTGTCACCTAAAATTGTCCTGCATCCTGCTATTAAGGTTGTCCAACTTATCTGCAGTTTGTTCTTTATTATCTGGTGTATAGAGCAAAAaagtaaagaaagaaagaaaaagagataaGACGTAGAAACTATTTTTAGTTCCGGTCTGCTGGTTAATCTTTGCAATAAATCTGCTAGGTTTGAAAAATGGCTGGTCTTACCAAGTTCCATGATAATAGTGCTAATATCTGGTCCTGAGTCTTGTTTTGCCCTGATTGACTACCACTGCTCAGCATGCTTGCTTTCTAGAAATATTGATTACTTTATTCATATCTTGGAAGTTTGATAGCGCTATCCAACACAAACTGATTGTCCACTACTACTTCTATTTTTTGCTCATAAACATGCTAAGCAAGGTCTTGCTTTCATACCAATATTACAGCACAAATTAGTAATTTGAATACTGTTTGTAGTTTTCACCCTCGGAAAGCTAATGAACGTGAATGAAGATTATGGAGAACTTTCTTCAATAGCAAGGTCTGTACTCCGTACTGATAAATTTTGGAGCAACACTCTGTTTGTGCTCTATCCTGTTTGTGATGTTTGCTTGATGATATAGCAACCATTTTACTAAATAATAAGCTACTATACTCATATCCTCTCTTTAGTTATAATTCTCTCAGGCTGACGACTTTCAACGCAGGCAGGGGTCTGGAAGTGCATGCCGCAGTACATATGGTGGATTTGTGAAATGGTGTATGGGAAAAGTAAGTTATCTCTTGGTTAAGGCAGAGAAATTGAATTGgttaaaatgcatgtttttctaTTGTAAAACGATTGAGTTTGACTATATACTTGTAGAATGATGATGGAAGTGACAGTATGGCAGTACAGCTTGTTGACGAGTCGCATTGGGATGATCTTGTTATAATCATAGCAGTGGTATGTCAATGCGATCTCTGTTGTATAACATGATCTGTTTCATTTAACTTGTCACTGGATATTGCTCATCGAATCATGGTTCCGTTAACACCAATCCTTTACTATATATAGTGACACCATTTTACCATTTTTATCCCAACATCTTTTTCTTATTATGATGCTTTGTGGAATCAGGTCAGTTCAAAGCAGAAGGAAACCAGTAGCACCAGTGGGATGCGGGACACTGTCGAAACAAGCCCCCTCTTGCAGTACAGGGCCCAGGTGATTGCATTTTCATCTTTAacttgtttttgatacatactgtaCAATCTTTTTACGAATCATCGAGGGAACAAAATCATGAAGCTGAAATCTGAATTGTAGTTTTACCCCTCTTGTGTGGACCCTCAAGTTTTGTGGTTCCAATTTTTTTTATCAAGTCTGTTGGTAGTTATACTGTACAATTTTTGTGGTTTCTTGCTCTCACTGTGCACCGCACTACTTTTTCTTGTATTCCAGACTGTAGTGCCAGGTCGCATATTGAAAATGGAAGAGGCCATcaagaatcgtgattttgaatcctTTGCCAGGTTAACTTGTGCAGATAGCAACCAGTTTCATGCTGTATGTTTGGACACGAGTCCTCCCATCTTCTACATGAATGATACGTCACACAGGTAGTTTTTTAGCAGTCCTGATTTTGAGGTTCTGTTAGTACTGAAATTCCAGAGTTGAGGATCGCTCTTTCAACCAACTGCAGGATAATTAGCCTTGTGGAGAAGTGGAACCACTCGGAAGGAACCCCACATGTATATTCTGTTCCTGTTTAACACTTGCTACTTGTTTTAAATTCTTCTGAATTGCGTTGGTGCTGCATATAGGGTTCTAAAATAAGGTTGGTTAAGCTTTGTTATGATATGCCAGTACAATAAGTTTTCACTGCACTGGATATAACATATTTAACTAGCATCACACGATGAAGTAATTTAACTTAATTTAAAAGAGCAACAAAATTATTGCCATCTTTCTGAAAAAGGTCCAGAAAATACGAGTTTAAGCTTCCAATTCTTTGGTTTTTAGGGAACATATAGTTCAGTTTGAAGAGTTCATGATGAAAACATATTACTGCTGCTTTTGGTTCTGGAGCAGTCAATTGCATACTTCTATTATTTCTACTGGGTATGATATGTATTAAATAGGATCTAGAAGTTTGAAATTCTAATGGAAGCAGAAGTATCTTGGTATACTGCTGtcatcaaagagacaaagagaaaaAAATAGTGCAATCTTGCAGTATTACTTCTTCGTCTGTTTGTGTTGTCTGGCATGCAGTTCACCTAAACTGCAGATAAATTACACTGGTTCGTGTGATTGATCTGATACTCAAATCAACTTGGCATTAGGTTTATTAAATAGCATCTAAAGTTTGTATTTCGAAAGAGAATAGATACAAAATATCTTATTTTATTGCCTTCATCAAAAGATAAAACTTCATTGCAATCTTGGCAATATTATTTCTTCTGTATGTGTTGTCCGGTATGCACTTCACCTAGACTGCAAATAATTGGTACTGGAGTGGATGGTGCGATTGATCTGATAATGAAACCAAAGGACAGGTGTGTTTGATCTCTAAATTTGGCATTTGATCTCTTGTAATTGCAGGTTGCCTACACATTTGATGCTGGGCCTAACGCTGTCCTAATAGCACGAAACCGCAAAACGGCCACCCTTCTCCTTCAGAGGCTCTTATACTGCTTCCCTCCACAGGAAAATGATTTGGACAGGTGTGTTTGGTATTATCAAGAATAAACCCAGCATTTGTTTGTTCCTAGGTATTCTACAAATATGTATACATCTGACAAACATGATCATGACAGCTATATGGTCGGCGATAAATCAATCCTAAGTGGCGCCGGAGTGCAGTCCATAGCTGACATCGAGGCCCTTCCACCGCCCCCGGAGATGAAGACACCGAACCAAAAATTCAAGGGCGATGTTAGCTActtcatctgcagcaggcctggggcTGGCCCAAAAGTTCTCACCGAGGAGAGCCACACGTTGATTGATTCAGCCACGGGGCTTGCAAAAGGAGTGTAATTTTGGATGAAGATGACTGGTTTGATACTCTAGGTTTATGTAACACTGGTTCCTGTGTTGAGATCATCATGTAGAGTTGTCGTTTGTGCTGTACACTCTATACTTCTGTCGTACAGTAGATTGATCTTGTATTATTTACATCATTTGTTCCTGGCTGTTGTAGTGTCCTTGCCACTTAAACATGCATATATTTTTCAATAAAAGTTAGCGGAATAAATTTTACAGATTTCATTTTCTGTAGTCCAATGCACAGACGGAGCTGTTCTTTTGATTTTGCATCTGAAAAAACAATTAGCAACACCAAAAATCTATCTATTTCTATCtatttctatctatctatctatctatttgtctatctatatctatctatctatctatctatctatctatctatctatctatctattctaTACTAATTATGGACTCCCTAGAAATTACCATGATAATCAataattaggagccgttaatctggtgggaccaaaTTATTAGGGCGTAAGATTAACCCATCCCTTTgtaataaaagaaaaaaaactttTATATCCCTCTTTGGAGAATGTTTTCACGTGCTGCCTAAAGAACCtccacaacaggcacatcttcTCCACCTTAGGTTTTAGGTCCCGTAACCTATCCAATATATAAGCGCAGTCCTCATGTCATGGCCGCCTCATGTCTTCCTTCATTAATCCCTATCTCCTCCATGAAGGGCCTTCCCAAGTGCTTCTCCCGTCCTTCACGGTCTAAATCGCCCCCAACGGTTATGTCTCTTAGTACAGCCGTCATCTCCATGTGCCTCGGTCTTCGTCTCGCATTAAATCCTCCTCTGATCAATCATGGTGTTAGAGCCCCCGATGTATTCTGTTCCTCATACCATGCGCAGATGTGGAAGATCAATCAAGTCAGGCAAGGATGTGAAGGAAAAATAAGTTAAAAGCTACTACCGCGGGCGTTGTGGCCAACAATCTCAGATAAAGTTTTCCCCAACGCAACACACGCGAGGTGCTTCCATCAGCAGATTTTGTACGGACTAAAGCAAATTGAGTGGGCATGGTAACCTGCAAGGCTGTAGAGTGGAGAAACTACACTCGGCGTCACCTATGCAGGCAAGTATCCCCTTATTCATAAATTTCCTTTTGTATTTACAGTTCATCGAACTCATTAAATAGCCCCACGAATTGTCTTATGTCCGACATAGAAAAAAACAATCACTTTTTAGGTCTATCAGCAATAATACTATTGACGGGAGTATGATCCAAAGAAGAGCATGGAGACCTGATCTGCTTCTCCTCAAGCGGCACCACACAATACTTGCAGTAGGGCTATGGTCTTTGCATCATAAAGTAAATACTGCACAACAAGTCCACTTAGATGCTTACATGAGGATTTATGAAGATTCCCATCTCAGGTTCATATTTAGATGAAGCTATAAACATGAGTGTTAGCCAATAAAATTGGTTGATGTTTCTCATAGTTCTAAATAATGTGCTTTCTTGGTACTAGATTGCTACCGGCTAAATAAAGATACCTAAATCAGTTTAAACCAAATTATTATATTATGCCTTCCATCATCCATCATATATACACACATGAGTATTCAGAGATTTAGTACTAACCTGATTATTTATCCCGATCTCAAATAGGACTTAGAATCTTCATCTTGAATATGGCCCCTAAACTGAAGCAATTTATGTAAATACATATTTATCTACGGAAGCTTGCATCTTTGTGCCTTGCAACATCACTAACCATCCTTTTCTTAAAAATAAATAATGGTGTAACAACCTCTGCCTGTGCTTTTCCACACATGTCCAGTGGACAATTATTTGTTACAACAAAAGGAGGCATCCagagcaaaatcatcacaaataaaCAGTGTTTTGGTCTATTTTTGTGGTGCTAGGGTGCTGTCTCAGATGGAGTAACACAACCTCGCTTCTGTTGTATGCCCAAAGAACAAAATGAATGGTATCGTTTCTAATTGATGGATGGAGTTTGACAAACACTTTTTCATTTGCATTCCTCCTTCGTTACAGTACGAACATCGCTATATACTATGTATTGTGTGTAATTTCTGTTAAATGTACTCCTTCATTAGTTGTACATACAGTGTGATGGTATTTTCTTCAACTGCGCATATTGCCCCGGTTATGGTTTATAATTATCATTGTTTTTCAGAACATAAATATGTTTTTTTGTTTAACATTGAAAAAACAGGCTTATGTAAAGATAAACTGATGAGTCAACTAATCTAATGTGTGTCACCAGCAAAAAGAAATAGTTCTGCTTTTTCATTTTCAAGAATATAAGACGTACTTTGTCCGTGCAGGCCAACACTCTGATCATAACAGTAACACGCAATGTTTTTCTTGTGGTTAGGAAATCACAAGATGATTAGGAAGTGCTTTTAAGTACATATTTAGTGATCAGTTTCATGTTACATAATCAGTGAATTGTCGAACTAATACATGGGAAACAACCTTTATAATATCTGAACAAACAAGTAACTAATCTACGGTGGTACAATATATTGGTCCACACCTAATCTTCTAGATACCCGGAGGGAATATCCACATGGGGGGACGGACAACACCGATTGCATAGTACACCCTTGACAGGTTGCCTTTATCTTTCTTGTAATACACACGGTAACCATCATCATTTACAGTCGTTAAAAATACCTTGGCACCATTGGGGATCTCACTGTTTCGCCTTAAGCAACGATGGTGGGAGAAGTAGATGTGATTTTTTTGTATGTCGTAGTGTCCACCTGCCAGCACTTGCACTGCCTTGGAACATGTTGGTCCCAAGAATAGCGCGTAGTCTCCAAAGCTATACACCTCCACCCACTTGTACTTGTAGTTATAATAATAGGAAGAAGGGTGCATTCCTATGTTGCCATGAACTAGCCTGAAAGCGGTGAAGCCCTTGTATGACCGATAGCCCCTCACCACCATCAGAAGCTCGCCACGTAGCTCAGCAATGTACCTGATGTGCTCGGGACTCTCCCTGTATCTCCCCAACATGCAAAATCGGTAGTGGATTTTCACACCCACCAAGGCGCCATGTTTGTTCACGACGAACTCAAACTTGACGAGTTCATCAGGGTCTTGCGTGGTGCCATAGAGCTCCCCATTGCAAAAGGCGATATCCATAAGACGATGGTTCCCACATAGTCCTCGTATCGTCCAGCCGGCCTCGGGGCAGCCAACCTTGTAAACCGCGAGCTGGTGCATCCTGGTGACTCCGGCGAGGATACAATTATTTAGGGTGGGTTGCTCCGAGAACACGATCTTTCGCAGGAGTAAAGGATCATCCGTGTGCGGTCGTGTGTGGGGAGAGAGCGCCACCTCTGCACCTGTGAAAAAATTAATGATCTTGAACGGCGCCTGGGAGGAGGCGACCCAGCCTCCCTCATGGCTGCCCACGAAGCACCTTTCGACGGCCTCGCCGGGGAGAGAGAGCCGAGGCAGGACCACGCCCTCTTCCGAGCAGTACACGTGATTCGTCTCGTTGGCGCCGCTCGGGTCAAGGATCATCCATGGGAGAGCGCTGCATGGGAGGTGCCGCGTTGCAGTGGCGCGCCATGCTGGAGATCGCCGGGGAGGCTTGACCACCGGTTCAATGCCGGTGTGTTCGCTCGAGCGCCGGCGTTCGTCGACGTCATCTTTGCGTTGATCTTGTGACGAGTCTACAAATCATCGGTCGGTCGATGGCAGGGGATGGAGTTTTATCGATGAAGATGATATACGAGGAGGCTGTACCTATGGGGTTCCAACACTAACAGGAGTATGTTCTAAAAAAAACACAAACACGTATTTCCATACCCAACAGATCACGTACGTATCCGATCATATCTCTTG contains:
- the LOC119282643 gene encoding diphosphomevalonate decarboxylase MVD2, peroxisomal-like is translated as MATEAQWVLTATGRSPTNIAVIKYWGKRDDALILPVNDSISVTLDPDHLSATTTVAASPAFPSDRMWLNGKEIALSGGRFQSCLREIRKRARDVEDKKRGIKIKKEDWEKLHVHIASYNNFPTAAGLASSAAGFACLVFTLGKLMNVNEDYGELSSIARQGSGSACRSTYGGFVKWCMGKNDDGSDSMAVQLVDESHWDDLVIIIAVVSSKQKETSSTSGMRDTVETSPLLQYRAQTVVPGRILKMEEAIKNRDFESFARLTCADSNQFHAVCLDTSPPIFYMNDTSHRIISLVEKWNHSEGTPHVAYTFDAGPNAVLIARNRKTATLLLQRLLYCFPPQENDLDSYMVGDKSILSGAGVQSIADIEALPPPPEMKTPNQKFKGDVSYFICSRPGAGPKVLTEESHTLIDSATGLAKGV